The following nucleotide sequence is from Mucilaginibacter sp. cycad4.
GTCGGCTCGTCACATCCTGGGGCTGGAGAAGGTCCCAAGGGTTGAGCTGTTCGCTCATTAAAGTGGCACGCGAGCTGGGTTCAGAACGTCGCGAGACAGTTCGGTCCCTATCTGTTGTGGGCGCAGGAAGTTTGAGTGGGGCTGACCTTAGTACGAGAGGACCGGGTTGGACTAACCTCTGGTGAATCTGTTATGCCGCCAGGTGTACTGCAGAGTAGCTACGTTGGGAATAGATAAGCGCTGAAAGCATCTAAGTGCGAAACTAGCCACAAGATGAGACTTCCATTGAGGGTCGTAGGAGACTACTACGTTGATAGGTTACAGGTATAAAGGTGGTGACATCATAGCCGAGTAATACTAATTGCCCGAAGCTTTCTTCGTGACGGATTAAGGTGAGTGGTTGATTAAGTTGATTAGGAGAGTGGTTGCAAGACTACACAAATAAAAAACCAAAGCGATCACTCATCTGAAACAAAACAAACAGATAAACAACAAAAGCTGTTGTTTTCTCTTCAATCAAGTACTTCTTTCAATAATATGTCATGTTAATGGGGGTGAATAGTTGATTAGGTTCATTAGGTGAGTAGTTTAAAAGCTATACACCATACAAGAACCACTCACCACTCACCCAATCAACCACTAACTTAAAAATATTCAGGTGCCTATATCGGCGGTGTCTACCTCTTCCCATTCCGAACAGAGAAGTCAAGCCCGCCAGAGCCGATGGTACTGCGGTAAAACGTGGGAGAGTAGGTCGGTGCCAACCTTTATCACCTTTAATGGTGCAACATTGCAAAAGCCTTAGCTAATAACTAAGGCTTTTTGCGTTGACGGCCTTTTCATAAGTCCGGCATACCAGCAGGCGTATGAGCGCAGAGCCCGGGCCGCAAGAAAACGCCCCGGATAAATCATAGTTGTATTCAACTTACATTGGCCCGCTCAGTTGCCGCGGGGTGGCTTTGTTCTTTTTCTTGACAAAAAGAACCAAGACCGAGCCATAGCGAGATAACGAATACCTGCACAAATAAACAATAGTGAGTAACTCAAGTCAGCAAAAAGGTTTCTTTGCCGCACATCCCGTCCCGATGCCATCGCACCGGGCCTTTTCCCTGCAAACCGGGCAGAACCACGGGCTGCAATTATTTTGCCCTGCTTCGCCCGCTCATTCCCCTCGCTTCTGCAAAAACTTGCTATGCCCCTGCTGCCGCACCGCCCGGCATCGTTCTGCCCGGTTTCGCCCGAAACTGTTTTGCTGACAGGGAGGAAGAGAACCAGGATTGTTAGATTCAAGAGATAAGACGGTAAGAGGATCTTCTTCGCCCTGCAATGCGGTACTGTAGCTTGCAGAAGATTCTTCGCTACCGTTCAGCGCATAACAGATAAGTTTTATACCCATCAACACAACAAAAAATATAAGTTAACACACATACTTTTTATTGTGGTAATAATAACTTACAATCATTTTTTTATGTTTGCGCTTCCAAAAATAGCCCCATGGAATTTGAAAAATTAGCAGCCCAAATTAAAGCAGAAATAGCAAAACTGGATACCACGCCCGAGCTTGATAAGATCAACAAGGCTTTCGACGAGAAGATCCGCAAGGTGGAGGAAGCCCGCCGCGAAAAGCTGGCTACCGTGCCCGACAACGCCGTTGAGCGAAAGAAACTCATCGCCGCCCTTGAAGCCCTTGGCGAAAAATATATTGAACCGGCTAAAAAGAAGAGCAAGGAATAAGCAAGGGTTTGTGAAAATGAATTTTAAAAGGCCGGCCGGTTGGGCCGGCCTTTTTGCTTATATCCGGCTTGCCCGTTTGCTGCGGTGGCGGGAGCTTTCAAGTTGATTGCCGCTACACTTCCCTCCCGGCGAATCAGGCCGTACGGTTACCTTTCGGCATGCATGCAGTAGTCGGTAAAACCTGGTGTTCAATTTTTGAAGGTGTAAACACTTTGCGTTTTACCTTAAAATTGAACGTTTGATAATCAGTGAGTTATGAATTGGTGAATTTGTTCGGGAACCTCATTTGAACAAATGCTATCTGATAATCAGCTATTTGAGATTTTGGTTTAAAAAACATTGAACACCCGGTTTTTAAAAATTGAACACTGACAAAACGGTGTCACCAGGGGGCGACTTTTTAGTGGGTAAATTTGAGTGCCTTTCATGATTGCCGGCAGGTTTGCGGCAAATAACGATGGATTATCCTGCTTTAGCTGCGGGACGGGGCACTAATTTTTATGGACCATACTTTGGAGAAACCTTTGGTTGTTCAGATGATTCAAAAGGATGTGAGGGATATGGCGGATGCGGCCGCGCGTAAGGGACAGATGGTGATGTCGGACCCGGATGCGGTGGTTGAGCTGTTTGATATTTACCCGGCCAATGAGTGGATGACTATGGAAACCGAACACGAAACGCCGCAAATGCTGTTTGGCAACTTTTGGCTGCAGGGCGAGTTGTGCATCTTGTTTGCCGATACCAATATGGGCAAAAGCCTCCTGGCCGTACAACTGGCCGACAGCATTAGCCGCGGCGAGCCCATTGCCCCTTTTGAGCTTGGGGCCGGCGCCTCGCCGGTGTTGTATATTGATTTTGAGCTTAGCGGCAAGCAGTTTGAACAACGCTATACCGACGGCCAAAACCGCTACCCTTTTGCCGCCGAGTTTTACCGCGGCGAATACAACCAGTTTAACCGTGCAAGCTCGCACTATCAAAAGCTGGACAGGTATGTGATCGAGGCTTTAACGCGGGGCATTAAGCGTACCGGCGCCGAAGTGCTCATTATTGATAATATTACCTGCCTGCGCAACGGAACCGAGAGCGCCGGGGCCGCCCTCTTGCTGATGAAGGAACTGAAAAAGCTTAAAACCCGCCATGGGATCAGCATCCTGGTGCTGGCCCATACGCCCAAGCGTAACCCCCGCCTGCCGCTGAGCCGTAATGATTTGCAGGGCAGTAAAATGCTCATCAATTTCTGCGACAGCGCCTTTGCCATGGGCGAAAGCCACTCCCGCCCCGGCCAGCGGTATTTGAAGCAGATTAAGCAGCGCAGCACCGCCGAAACTTATGGTGCCGATAATGTATGCCTTGCCCAATTGGAACGGCACAACGGCTTTTTGAAGTTTGTTTTTACGGGTAACGATTGCGAGAAAAACCACCTGCGCGACACCACCAGGCAGGAGCGCGAACGCATGAACCGGGATGCAAAAAAATTGAGCGACGAAGGTTTGAGCCAGCGACAGATAGCCGAACGGCTTGGCATGAGCGTGGGCAGCGTGAACAAGATGCTGAATCACCCCCTCTAAATCTCCCCCAAAGGGGAGACTTTTAAGTTAAGCTGGGGCACCATATCCGGCGCGAGTATGCAGGGTGTGGTTTGTGGGCTGCGTACTCGTGACCTATGGTTTATATCGTCCTAATAAAGTTTGTATCGTCCTAAAATAAGTTTACAGTTTAATTGATTAATCCTGCTATAGGTTTACATTATTGATTAGTCCTAAAATAGGTTTACAGATTGACATTTTTTGAATTATAATAACTTTTCCAATTTCGCTGTACAGATAGGTTATTTTGATGTACGATCTCAGGTGTAAGCATATTGCAACTCATGTGAGGCCTTAGCTTATTATAAGTGTTTACAGACTTAGCTAAAAGTTCCATAACCTGGTTTTTATCATTAAGTATATGATGTTCCAGGTACTCCTGTTTCATTATTCCATTTATCCGTTCCGCTACTGCGTTCTCTAAAGGGTCTCCGTTTTCGGTCATGCTGATGATTATTTCATTGTCCTGTAATAGCTTTACATAATCATAGCTACAGTACTGAACACCTCTGTCTGAATGATGTATTAAGCCAGTCAAAGGCTGGTCACTTTCTTTAATGGCCATTTGTAAAGCACTAAGTGTGTGAACTGCATCCAGTGTATCAGCGGCATGATAGCCGACGATCTTTTTACTATAGGCATCCGTTATAAAACTGATATAAACGAATCCCTTCTTTGTCCTGTAGTAAGTGATATCTGACACCCATATTTCGTTCACTTTAGTCGGAATAATTTCTCTTATGCAATTAGGATATTTTCTTAGCCAATGAAAAGATTGAGTAGTATGTATGCGCCGCCTTTTCTTTCTAACTAACAAGTAGTGAGCAGCAAGCAGATCAAAAAGCGCATCCCTGCCCATTTTTATCCGGTGCTCAAGCAAAAAAGGCTGCAGCAAAACATAGAGTTTTTTACCGCCAATAATCGGATGTATGGCCCTTATTGCCCGGACCTCATTTAATAATATTTCCTGCTCAAAGCTTATCGCTTCTGTCTCCCAAAAATGCTGGTAATAGGCCTGCCGGGTAACTCCAAGTAAACAACAGCACTTCACCAGGCTCATCCCAGGGTAGCTGTCTTTAATCTCACGGATTACTTGGTATCGGACTTTTTTCGGATATTGATCTTAAGATCTCTTTCGGCCACTTCTATCATTTTACGATAAAGCTCCTTCTCCAGCAATGCATCTTCAAGTTGCTTTTTTAATAACTTAATTGATGCGCTGTTTTCGGCCGGGACATCCTGATCTTTCTTGGTTGGCATATCATTCGAAGATACATAAATTGTTTTCTTCATCTCCAATCCGAATGATTTGAGCCAAAACGCAATACGGCTATTGCCTAATTTGTATTTCCTTTCAATCGTTGTTCGGCTTTCCTGACCTTCTAAATATTCTTGACAAACTTTACGCTTAAACTCCTCGCTGTACTGGCTTTGCCATTTGCTGCCATACACTTTTGAATATCTTTCCATTTTTGTTTACTGTTGTGTAAACCTATTTTAGGACAAGACAGTTTACAGATTAATTGATAAATCTTTAAGCTGGCGCACGCGTGTCGCGTGTGTCTTAATGTGCTAAGTATGCGACGGAGTTTAACCGTTTTTATTTATCGTTGAATTATTACCGGTAATGAGAAATTGCAAGTTTTGTGATGACGTAGACTTAGCATACGGGTCACACGCGATACGCGTGCGCCAGCGAGGAGAGGGGATTTGAATTATTAACGCTTAGCAACTTATTAACATTTGTCAATTATTTAATAGTTAGTATTATATTTAATATCCTAATTAGTATTTTATTGATAATGAAAGAAATAGATAGATTAATAAGCGCATTATATTTGGCAAAATCAGATAACAGGGAAGGTATGTTGTCAGATTTAATTCTGAATGTTCTTAATACCTTTTCTGATCCTTTGAGCTGTGACGAGATTATGGACTTTATTAGGATGGGGTTTCATTTAGAGCCTATAAAATTTGAAGTTCATAATAGGATTGAGAGTTTGATAGAAAGCAAGGAACTAAAAATAATTAATGAAAAATATTTATTAAGTGAAGAATCTAAACAAAGATTGTATTCAATAACCTTAAAAGCGAAGGAAGAGTCTGATAAAAGACTATCTCTTTTTAAAGTAATTTTGAATGAAATAGGTGAAGGCAGTCTCGCAAAAGAAGACGTTGTTGAGCTATGGAACGTCTTTAATGAATATTTGTTAGAGTGTTTTATGGTTTTTGGAAGAAAGGCCATTGATATATTTCTACCTTATAAGATCGATAAAATTTCAGAGAATGATCAAATACATAAGATAGCTATAAGCAAACTAAAATCCGAAAAACTAAAGCAGATTTTTAAGGTTTTGGTTTTAGAATACCCGGAAAGGTTATCCGAATTAGAGTTGCGATATTTATCTACTTTAACATCCCGGGCGGAAAAATTTTATTCTTTAGGAATAGAAAAGGATGAATATGACAAAATAAAGAACCTAAAGATAAAAGACTTAGTAATTCTCCTTGATACCAATATTCTTTATTCCATATTGAATCTTCATGTTCATCCTGAAAAATCAGCAATAATAGAGTTGATAAAACTCTCAAAGGAAAAGTTGATCGATTTAAGACTGGTTTATTTACCGAAAACTTATTTAGAACTTCAGCAAGCCAAGACTTGGCTTGAAACAATTGTCTCACGGGAGAATTTCAGGCCGGTTCAGATCAAGGCGCTTCTATCATCAGATCATTTAGAGCCATTTGCCAGACAATATTACGAGGCAAAATTGGCAAATTCCGATACGCCTCATCCCTCAGAAAGCCTTAGATATGCATCGGATGTTTTGAAATCTAAGGGTATAATTCTTTATAATGAAAGATTCGATCAGTTAGTTGATGATGAGGAGTACTTAAATCAAAAAATAGCCGAGTATTATGACTTTCAACGGTATTTTAATAATTTAAATGAGGAATTGGGTTATGAACTTAGATTGAATAAAACAGATAAAAAAGTAGAACATGACATTTTTTTAAGGGAGGCAGTTAACATCTTAAAAGACAAGTTTAACAAGGACGACGAGTTTAATTTTGTCTGTCTAACTTTGGATAATAGCTTAGTACATTTTGACCAATTTATCAAGAGGAAAAATAATGTTGGTTTATATAAAACAATTAATCCCAATTTTACATTCCCTTCGGCTTTATTAAAACAGATTAGACCCTTTATACCAATAATAACACACGATTATCGCAAGGCATTCATTACATCCCTTACAGCACCTTCATTTGAATATGTAGATAATGCAGATTCCATTAATCTGCAAAAATCTATGACATATTTTAAAAATATGGGAATTGAAGATGAAGAAGTTATTATCAACTGTATTAAACGTGAGTTGTTTTTGAAAGACTTTGAAAAGGAACAAAAAAAGGATAATGCAGAAGAATATATAAAATCTGAGTTAGCCAAAGAAATTGATCTGATGAAAGCAGATATATCGCAGATGTCAGAATTAATTAAACAAAAAGAACAAGATGAAATAGCAATTCTATCAGCGAAGGAACAAGAACAAGCTGAGCTAATGTCGATGGCTGAAGATGAAAAGGAAAAAATATTAAAGGATAAAGCCAAGGAATTAGAGGTGCTTAATACAGATTTGAATAATAAAGAAGAATTTATCGGCAGTTTAGCTACCAGAATTAAGGTTTTAGAGGAGATCAACCAAAAGAACACAAATATTTTAGGGTTCGAAGCTGCAAGGAACAAATGGCTCGTAGATAAGGATAAGTACATTTCAGATGAGTGGCAAAAGCAATCAATCGAATTGAGGAAAAATAGCCGCTACTTTTTAAAGGTTATTACGTTTACTTTCCTTCCTATTCTTTTAGCCATATTGATAAAGGTTTTTGGCGAGAAGCTAATAAAATTTGTAGAATCAAAGGGGATTAGCCAATAGTATGTATGGGGAGCGTTGGGGGTTATACAACTTATTGAACTCTTTTTCAGAACTTATTTAGTAGATAAAGAAGAAGTGAAGACTGGTAAAAAATGGTTTTTTAATTCTATTAGTAAAAAAGGGAATGATTTTATTAATGACAAAAAAAGAGTAATTGAGAAAACATTTCTTAACAATAATCCGGAACCCAAAATTGAACATTACTTAAATAAAGATGGAATTAATATTCAGATAAACAATATTGATGGTAACGTTCTTAAATCAGCAGTTTAATTCCCCGCTACTTCAAGCAAATTCAATAGCGCTATAGTATCAAAAAATCAAAGGACGCTGATTTTCGCTTGTGTGTACCAACGGATGCATTTCAGTGCTTTTAATGATAGACAGCAAACTATGGCATAAAATGAATTTTCAAGATGTAATGAGCTTAGGCACTTTCCTCGCAACAGTAGCATGGATGGTAATAGCCTATGTTTTATTTAAGCTTCAAGCGAAAACGTTTGAATTGCAGGCTGAGACATTTCGTACGCAAGCTGATACTTTTAAAGAGCAACAAAAAATAACTCAACTGGAAAACAAGAAATTCCTACTAAGTTTAAGGCCGGAGTTTATCATTAACAATAAAAAACTTTGGGATGGCCCGCGATTTCAAACGGCAAATGGTTACTTAGAAACACATGAAATTGAAGTAGAAATAAGTGTCATATTACATTCAGCTATCGACGTTGAATTTGTTAATAATACCCCTTTCCTAACTTCTGCTTATAAAGTCCAAAATACGCAGTTTGTTCCAATAGGCGCGCAGATCTTTATTCTAAAAGGGCCGGTGCCAAAAGAATATTCATCAAGAAAAATAGACGTGCAGATTTTTTTTAAAGATGAAATAGGTACTTTTTACATTCAATATTTAACCGGAACATATGCTAAACCCGAAATATCACCACCAATAGAATTTATTTAGTTTCTAACGAGCTCCCTTGCAACCGCACGCAAATCCAATACTTAGCAAACTGACCACAAGGCACAGTCTTGCAGTATCAAAAAATTAAAAACGCTGCCACAAGGTAAGCTAAACGTTAAGCAAAGCCTTTACCAGACACTCTTTCGGCCCCTACGCCCCGCCCGCGTTAGATCGCAGCGGAAAACCCACAGCCCACACAGGCCTTCGTGCGAAAGCCAGGGCGAGGATTTGCATCCGCCAGCTGGCAGACCGGCCGCAGGCAACGCCATTGTTCAGTTGGCAGTTATTAGTTTGCAGTTTATAAATCTGTTGGCAGTTTTTAATTGGCGGTTAGCAGTTGTTATTTAGTGGCAGTAGCAAGTGGCAGTTTGCAGTAGCAGCGAACGGGAATTCTTCTATGGAGAAGGGGTGAGGGGGGCATATGTTTATCAACCGTGTTGTTTATCGCCTGCATAACAAATCCCTGCTAACGTGTATTGCCACCTGTTTCCCCGGAGGCTACTGTGTACACATCTTTTTTAGTATACCGTAAATAAGAAGCTTTTTCATTTCGAACGAACCGGAAGAGGGATTGCGCGTAGGGGTGAGCAGAAATCTTACGCGCCCGCTTTGAACAATGTAAATAATACATAGGAGATTTCTCATCCTTTCCCTGCTATTTCCTGCCCTCAAAGGATTCGAAATGACGTTTTCTTTTATACAATACTTGTGTACACACTGTAGCTCCCGGAGGTATGGAACCGAGCATTCCCCGCGCTTTTATGATTGTTCCGATATTCGGCAACAAGCTTAATAAAAAAGCGTCATTTCGGGGTATTAAGCCATCCCCGATTTGCAGGTTCGCCCTGTACAGTTTGGGATGGCTTAATGCCTCGTAATGACGCGATTATGATGAATTGTGTGTTCTGAATTTATTAACTCAACACATTCCTCCAGCTCACCAGGTTGCCGATGATCTTATCCAGCTGATCGGCGGGAACGCGTTCCTGGGCCATGCTGTCGCGGTGGCGGATGGTTACGGTGTTATCTTCTAAAGTCTGGTGATCTACCGTGATGCAGAACGGCGTACCAATGGCATCCTGCCTGCGGTAGCGCTTGCCGATAGCATCTTTTTCCTCGTACTGGATATTGAAGTCGAGCTTCAGCTTATCCATGATCTCGCGGGCTTTTTCGGGCAGTCCATCTTTTTTGGTAAGCGGGAAAATAGCGGCTTTAACCGGTGCCAGGCAAGGGTGCAGGCGTAACACGGTGCGGCTGTCCTGTTTCTCTTCGGTGCTCAGGTCTTCTTCTTCGTACGCGTTGATCATGGTAAGCAGGAACATCCTGTCTAAACCTATTGAAGTTTCAATTACGTAAGGGATATAGTTGCCGTATGGTTTACCTGTTTCAGGATCAACCTCGGGGTCAAAGTATTGCATTTTTTTGCCCGAGAACTCCTGGTGCTGGCTTAAATCGAAATTGGTACGGCTGTGGATGCCTTCAACCTCTTTAAAGCCAAACGGAAACTCAAACTCAATGTCATAAGCGGCATCGGCGTAATGGGCCAGTTTGGTATGCTCATGGTAACGGTATTTGGCAGCATCGGTACCCAGGGCAAGGTGCCATTTTAAACGGGCTTCCTTCCACTGGTCAAACCACTCTTTTTGTGTGCCGGGGCGAACGAAGAACTGCATCTCCATTTGTTCAAACTCGCGCATGCGGATAATGAACTGGCGGGCAATCACCTCGTTACGGAACGCCTTACCAATTTGCGCAATACCGAAAGGGATTTTCATCCTGCCCGATTTTTGCACGTTAAGGTAGTTTACAAAGATGCCCTGAGCGGTTTCGGGGCGCAGGTAAATGGTATCGGCATCATCAGCTACGGCGCCCATCTGGGTGCTGAACATGAGGTTAAACTGGCGAACTTCTGTCCAGTTGCGGGTACCGCTTACCGGGCAGGCAATTTCATGCTCAATGATCAAATCGCGCAGGCGGGTAAGGTCTTCGGCTTTCAGGGCCTCGTCCATGTCATGCTGTAGTTGTTCAGCTTTATCGGTTTTGCCTTCGCTGTCGTATTTAGCTATCTTGTCTTCCAGCAGCTGATCGGCGCGGTAGCGTTTTTTTGAATCTTTATTGTCGATCATCGGGTCGCTGAAGCCATCCACATGACCGCTTGCCTTCCAGATCTTAGGGTGCATAAATATGGCCGAATCAATGCCTACGATGTTATCATTCATTTGCACCATGGCTTTCCACCAGTAGGTTTTGATGTTGTTTTTGAGTTCGGCGCCATTTTGGCCGTAATCATAAACTGCGCTTAAGCCATCATAAATCTCGCTGGAAGGGAAAACAAAGCCATATTCCTTAGCGTGCGATATAACATTTTTAAAAAGTTCGTCGGTTGATTTGCTCATAATAGCTGCAAAGATAATTTTTGATTTCGGATTTGGGAATTTCGATTTCGGATTTACTTTGATTTGGGATTTGGGGAGGGCCGGCTGCCCTGAGCTGTGGACGGGCTGTGTGTACACATCTTTTAAATTCTATCAATAATTGAAAAAAATGTCATTTCGAACGAACCTGGTGGGAGAATTCGCGCGCAGGGGGGTGAGGAGAAATCTTCTACACCCTGCTTTTATAGGTATGATTGTAGAGCCTGATGTAGAAGATTTCTCTTTCGCCCCACTTCTTAGCCCGCCCCTGCTCAATCGAAATGACATTTTTTTTATACAATACTTGTGTACACATAGTCTGGTAAACCGGATTGTATCAGTGTTAAAATAATATGTTGAGGGGCATTTTTAGTAAAACTGGCTCTCCATATGTTCCTCATATTCAGTCAGCAGTTTCTCATAATTTGTAAATCATTCACAATTATTATCAAGAGTTATAAACTATTGGCTGTTTTGCATTATTATTGCAGTGAGCCTACAATACCGATCACAAATGGAACAAATTGTAAAAATACTTTCTGCAAAATATGTTACCCACAATGTGAGGCAATTCAGGCTTGAAAAACCTGCCGGTTACAGCTTTATACCGGGCCAGGCTACTGAGTTATCTATCAATATGGAGGGTTGGCGGGACGAAACACGGCCTTTCACCTTTACCTGCCTTAACGATGATGATTACCTTGAATTTACTATAAAAACTTATACCGACCATGATGGTGTTACCAACCGGTTAAGCAAGGTTAATGAAGGCGATGAGCTTATCATTCGCGACGCTTGGGGGGCTATTGAATATAAAGGCGCCGGTTACTTCATTGCAGGTGGTGCTGGTATCACCCCTTTTTTGGCTATACTAAGGCAATTAAATAAGGATGGCGCAATAGCCGGCAACAAGCTTTTCTTTTCTAATAAAACTGATAAGGATATTATTTTGAGGGATGAACTTAAAAGCATCCTTGGTGCCGATGCGCACTTTACTATTACCGGCCAAAAGGACAGTATGTATGATCAGCGACGGATAGATGCCGGATTTCTGAAAGCTGAAGTAAAAGATTTCTCAAAGCATTTTTATATATGTGGCCCCGACGCTATGGTTGCCGGGCTCAGCGACATATTGGGGCAACTCGGAGCCGATAGTGATTCGGTGGTATTTGAAAGGTAGTTTATGCGGAGACGCATCACGTGCGGTCTATTATGCTTTGTCTTGCATGTTATCCCTGCATATTACAGACACATGTGGTGCGCCTCTGCAAAATACCTTTTATTAAACAGCCTGGAAAGCTGTCCGGGTGTCTATCCGGAAGAATGGGCACCCGGTCAAAAAAA
It contains:
- a CDS encoding IS3 family transposase, which codes for MSLVKCCCLLGVTRQAYYQHFWETEAISFEQEILLNEVRAIRAIHPIIGGKKLYVLLQPFLLEHRIKMGRDALFDLLAAHYLLVRKKRRRIHTTQSFHWLRKYPNCIREIIPTKVNEIWVSDITYYRTKKGFVYISFITDAYSKKIVGYHAADTLDAVHTLSALQMAIKESDQPLTGLIHHSDRGVQYCSYDYVKLLQDNEIIISMTENGDPLENAVAERINGIMKQEYLEHHILNDKNQVMELLAKSVNTYNKLRPHMSCNMLTPEIVHQNNLSVQRNWKSYYNSKNVNL
- a CDS encoding glycine--tRNA ligase — protein: MSKSTDELFKNVISHAKEYGFVFPSSEIYDGLSAVYDYGQNGAELKNNIKTYWWKAMVQMNDNIVGIDSAIFMHPKIWKASGHVDGFSDPMIDNKDSKKRYRADQLLEDKIAKYDSEGKTDKAEQLQHDMDEALKAEDLTRLRDLIIEHEIACPVSGTRNWTEVRQFNLMFSTQMGAVADDADTIYLRPETAQGIFVNYLNVQKSGRMKIPFGIAQIGKAFRNEVIARQFIIRMREFEQMEMQFFVRPGTQKEWFDQWKEARLKWHLALGTDAAKYRYHEHTKLAHYADAAYDIEFEFPFGFKEVEGIHSRTNFDLSQHQEFSGKKMQYFDPEVDPETGKPYGNYIPYVIETSIGLDRMFLLTMINAYEEEDLSTEEKQDSRTVLRLHPCLAPVKAAIFPLTKKDGLPEKAREIMDKLKLDFNIQYEEKDAIGKRYRRQDAIGTPFCITVDHQTLEDNTVTIRHRDSMAQERVPADQLDKIIGNLVSWRNVLS
- a CDS encoding FAD-binding oxidoreductase, producing MEQIVKILSAKYVTHNVRQFRLEKPAGYSFIPGQATELSINMEGWRDETRPFTFTCLNDDDYLEFTIKTYTDHDGVTNRLSKVNEGDELIIRDAWGAIEYKGAGYFIAGGAGITPFLAILRQLNKDGAIAGNKLFFSNKTDKDIILRDELKSILGADAHFTITGQKDSMYDQRRIDAGFLKAEVKDFSKHFYICGPDAMVAGLSDILGQLGADSDSVVFER
- a CDS encoding AAA family ATPase; translated protein: MDHTLEKPLVVQMIQKDVRDMADAAARKGQMVMSDPDAVVELFDIYPANEWMTMETEHETPQMLFGNFWLQGELCILFADTNMGKSLLAVQLADSISRGEPIAPFELGAGASPVLYIDFELSGKQFEQRYTDGQNRYPFAAEFYRGEYNQFNRASSHYQKLDRYVIEALTRGIKRTGAEVLIIDNITCLRNGTESAGAALLLMKELKKLKTRHGISILVLAHTPKRNPRLPLSRNDLQGSKMLINFCDSAFAMGESHSRPGQRYLKQIKQRSTAETYGADNVCLAQLERHNGFLKFVFTGNDCEKNHLRDTTRQERERMNRDAKKLSDEGLSQRQIAERLGMSVGSVNKMLNHPL